One Elusimicrobiota bacterium genomic window carries:
- a CDS encoding amidase domain-containing protein codes for MKKFVVTCITFFCVATHSYAVYSPAAAYKYANQWWDTCNHTCAGAYDACSPWSCWGSYCGYTSHNGDCADFVSQCLLAGGHPVLKAGNCRGYPCGKEEIGASRLMSCLPQSFGWEDGGVAIKKAPPANIAVGDVLVYADATGWWDGTHATLVVSTNSSSGAKVGVAAHSSSVWNKPYTYLTDTSHQYYHWLHKVPDVVYQYKAVYTGKSVPSTLKSGEVATGYIEYRNDGTSTWSGSTLRLGTTQTKNRVSAFYNSADWISSSRLTGVDATTVSGSTGRFTFILRAPVVSTSTTYTEYVNLVYDATTPVWFSDNGQGGPEDNTVSFTVKVNPVIPTRLLGYVYDAATGNVSTGTKIPNVNVSIQGTGISSQTVTDNSGNFVFTSIPAGAYVLSATKSGYRYIQTIISVVQSQDTLSYIGMPPSTDTTDITPPGNPTQCRSWGGVDKSTEIPNGQWQAVTDLPYFEWSGAVDTESGINGYSVYFGTSSTADPGIIVTVSTGAYVAANTVVPDLEYYLRLRTQDIAYNWSGASTLFVFKYTSVPLPTVSIIPPGSAVETVLKDLEVGVVIKDIIDLPIKKLEYCINGDWEHYKEAELVSTEISLRYEAIIKGVDITPGTQSIDYRVRLGNTSGQQLLLSTSSIAVVSVLEKTVPVSGGIVCVSDGDDKDGNTKVIVPANVLKIPVTISVAAKNVANTRDVPKAVGFPYLSSGQISPYVAYDLGPDGQLFDSPVELTFIYHSIPSGVNEDTLRVFWYDGFEWRYIGGMVNKEDKTVSVKVNHFSLFGIFSVNDTGAVNTAETFRPKERIITPDNDGKNDRAYFSGLSQAVKSAQGAVSTDEIVVIYNIKGQKVRNMVSTEVWDGTDDEGSPVENGVYVYRYLYNEKIVTGTIVVAK; via the coding sequence ATGAAAAAGTTCGTGGTTACGTGCATAACTTTTTTTTGTGTAGCAACGCATTCATACGCAGTATACAGCCCGGCTGCGGCGTATAAATACGCTAACCAGTGGTGGGATACGTGTAACCATACCTGTGCTGGCGCGTATGACGCATGCTCGCCATGGTCATGCTGGGGTTCGTATTGCGGGTATACCTCGCATAACGGCGATTGCGCGGATTTTGTTTCTCAATGCTTATTAGCCGGCGGGCATCCTGTGCTTAAGGCCGGTAATTGCAGAGGGTATCCCTGTGGAAAAGAGGAAATCGGTGCGTCGAGATTGATGAGTTGCCTTCCGCAAAGTTTCGGGTGGGAAGACGGCGGGGTTGCCATAAAAAAAGCTCCCCCTGCAAATATTGCAGTAGGAGATGTTTTGGTATATGCCGATGCTACAGGATGGTGGGACGGTACTCACGCAACTCTTGTGGTTAGCACCAACAGTTCAAGCGGAGCGAAGGTTGGCGTAGCTGCGCATTCGTCTAGTGTCTGGAATAAACCTTATACTTATCTCACGGATACTTCACATCAGTATTATCATTGGTTACATAAAGTCCCGGATGTGGTTTATCAATACAAAGCTGTTTATACGGGGAAAAGTGTGCCGTCAACACTGAAATCAGGTGAGGTTGCTACTGGGTATATTGAATACCGTAACGATGGTACATCAACCTGGTCAGGTTCTACCCTGAGGTTAGGGACTACACAAACAAAAAACCGTGTGAGCGCGTTCTATAATTCTGCTGATTGGATAAGTTCCAGCCGTTTAACCGGTGTAGATGCAACTACAGTGTCAGGTTCTACGGGGAGGTTCACGTTTATCCTTCGCGCACCGGTGGTTAGTACTTCAACTACTTATACAGAATACGTTAATCTGGTATACGATGCAACAACGCCTGTGTGGTTCAGTGACAACGGGCAAGGCGGCCCTGAGGATAATACAGTAAGTTTTACGGTAAAAGTTAATCCTGTGATACCCACAAGGTTATTAGGGTACGTGTATGACGCTGCAACGGGTAATGTTTCCACCGGGACAAAGATACCAAATGTTAATGTGAGTATACAAGGTACCGGGATCAGTTCTCAGACTGTAACGGATAACTCCGGGAATTTTGTTTTCACTTCAATTCCAGCAGGTGCTTATGTTTTATCCGCAACGAAGAGCGGGTATAGGTATATACAAACAATAATCAGTGTTGTGCAGAGTCAGGATACATTGTCATATATTGGTATGCCGCCATCAACGGATACCACGGATATTACACCTCCGGGTAATCCTACGCAATGCCGTTCATGGGGTGGAGTGGATAAAAGTACGGAGATCCCTAACGGGCAATGGCAGGCGGTAACTGACTTACCGTATTTTGAATGGTCCGGTGCGGTGGATACTGAAAGCGGTATTAACGGGTATAGTGTTTACTTCGGTACGTCAAGCACTGCGGATCCCGGAATAATTGTAACGGTTTCCACCGGCGCGTATGTAGCGGCGAATACTGTAGTCCCTGATTTAGAATATTATCTTCGCCTGAGGACTCAGGATATTGCGTATAACTGGTCAGGCGCGTCAACGTTATTTGTTTTTAAGTACACAAGCGTACCGTTGCCTACGGTAAGCATTATTCCTCCGGGAAGCGCTGTGGAAACTGTATTAAAAGATCTTGAAGTCGGGGTTGTGATTAAAGATATTATTGATCTCCCCATAAAAAAACTGGAGTACTGTATCAACGGAGACTGGGAACATTATAAGGAAGCGGAATTGGTATCTACGGAGATAAGCCTTAGATATGAAGCTATTATCAAAGGTGTGGATATAACTCCGGGGACACAAAGTATTGATTACCGTGTTAGGTTAGGGAATACTTCAGGCCAGCAGCTGTTATTATCAACAAGTTCGATAGCTGTTGTATCAGTCCTGGAAAAAACTGTACCGGTTAGCGGCGGGATTGTGTGTGTAAGTGACGGTGATGATAAAGACGGGAATACTAAAGTTATTGTCCCGGCAAATGTATTGAAAATTCCGGTAACGATTTCTGTTGCAGCAAAAAATGTTGCAAATACTCGTGATGTTCCAAAAGCAGTGGGGTTCCCGTACCTGTCTTCAGGTCAGATATCGCCTTATGTTGCGTACGACCTTGGGCCGGATGGGCAGTTGTTTGACAGCCCGGTAGAGTTGACGTTTATTTATCACAGTATACCTTCGGGTGTTAATGAAGACACTCTGCGTGTTTTTTGGTATGACGGTTTTGAGTGGCGTTACATCGGTGGAATGGTTAATAAAGAAGACAAGACTGTATCGGTTAAGGTAAACCATTTTAGTTTATTCGGTATTTTCAGTGTAAACGATACGGGTGCGGTCAATACCGCAGAAACTTTTCGCCCGAAAGAACGGATTATCACTCCAGATAATGACGGGAAAAATGATCGTGCATATTTTTCAGGGTTAAGCCAGGCAGTTAAATCAGCCCAGGGTGCGGTAAGCACGGATGAGATTGTTGTAATATACAATATCAAAGGCCAGAAGGTTAGAAATATGGTTTCAACTGAAGTTTGGGATGGCACTGATGATGAAGGTTCACCTGTAGAAAATGGTGTTTACGTTTATCGTTATTTATACAATGAAAAAATAGTTACCGGCACAATTGTTGTTGCAAAATAG
- the proB gene encoding glutamate 5-kinase — protein sequence MSNKQRIVVKAGTGILTDAEGKIANAKIGQLCSDIAVCMSKGTEVILVSSGAISAGCDIFAQGKKRKELSLMEKQAAAAVGQARLMHVYITEFEKHGITAAQVLLTRQDMEDRGRYLNARNTLTTLLNTGVIPIINENDTIAVDEIKFGDNDTLAAIVATKIDAEHLIILTNVDGLYTDYGQKQKGQLIPEVCTIDETIEKLSCNHGSSQYGIGGMRTKINAAKIVTTAGITLSIANGTITGNLQKIIAGERIGTRFIPAATGGMSARERWIAFGMHSQGKIVLDPGAVRAVRESNKSLLPAGITGVEGEFEIGDMVSITSEDGVELARGLVNYTSTELQKIKRLKSAEIIKVLGYKHYDEAVHRDNLVII from the coding sequence ATGAGTAACAAACAACGGATCGTGGTAAAAGCCGGGACGGGAATCCTTACCGACGCGGAAGGGAAAATTGCCAACGCAAAAATCGGGCAATTATGCTCAGACATTGCGGTGTGTATGTCAAAAGGTACTGAAGTCATTCTTGTTTCCTCCGGCGCGATCAGCGCGGGTTGCGACATATTCGCGCAAGGAAAAAAACGTAAAGAGTTATCGTTGATGGAAAAACAAGCCGCTGCGGCAGTTGGGCAGGCACGGTTGATGCACGTGTATATCACTGAGTTTGAGAAACACGGTATTACTGCCGCACAGGTACTGCTTACCCGCCAGGATATGGAAGACCGGGGGAGGTATCTCAATGCGAGGAATACGTTGACTACATTGTTGAACACCGGGGTGATACCTATCATCAATGAAAATGATACGATCGCAGTTGATGAAATCAAGTTCGGGGATAACGATACCCTTGCCGCCATAGTTGCCACAAAAATTGATGCGGAACATCTAATCATCCTAACCAATGTTGACGGGTTATACACTGACTACGGGCAAAAACAAAAAGGGCAGCTTATTCCTGAAGTATGCACTATCGACGAAACTATAGAAAAACTTTCCTGTAACCACGGGAGCAGCCAGTACGGTATCGGCGGGATGCGCACAAAAATTAATGCTGCAAAGATTGTTACTACTGCAGGGATAACGCTTAGCATCGCAAACGGTACTATCACAGGGAATTTACAAAAAATTATTGCAGGTGAGCGCATAGGTACGCGGTTTATCCCGGCTGCTACCGGCGGGATGTCAGCGCGGGAACGCTGGATTGCGTTTGGTATGCATTCCCAGGGAAAAATTGTGCTCGATCCCGGAGCAGTCCGTGCGGTACGCGAGTCAAACAAAAGCTTGTTACCCGCAGGGATTACAGGTGTTGAGGGAGAGTTTGAGATCGGTGATATGGTAAGTATTACCTCGGAAGACGGGGTAGAACTTGCCCGCGGGCTGGTGAACTATACCTCTACGGAACTGCAAAAGATTAAACGCTTAAAATCAGCGGAGATAATAAAGGTGTTGGGTTATAAGCATTACGATGAAGCGGTTCACCGTGATAACCTGGTAATTATTTAA
- a CDS encoding sigma-54 dependent transcriptional regulator, which produces MANIMVVEDDNTLALILLEILKDQGHNVFRAPNGQAALDRLNEHIPDLVLQDLKLPDMSGMQVAERIKKHDDTIQIVILTAHGDVKSAVQAMKLGVYDYLNKPFDNEELIMVIDKALKAQKMNREMEALRQQVQDKHQRQIVLGESMVMKTVLQQVKEVANTNLTIVLQGESGTGKEVISHLIHQYSPRKDRPFVAVDCGSLPDTLVESELFGYEKGAFTGADRRKLGQFELANGGTLFLDEIGNLPLPTQAKLLRVLQERKIQHLGGKQAIDVDVRVVTATNVILEDAVKKGFFREDLYYRITEFVIKIPPLRDRKEDIPIFAQYFVDEANKEFVKNITLSPLAIESLQSYTWPGNIRELRNVIKRGVLMAESEVTPQHLQISVRIPASLDTFVKTHVRVDENNANLRNASKYASDEVERQMILDVLKSVNNNKQKAAEKLGVSRRTLYNKLKALNIDL; this is translated from the coding sequence ATGGCGAACATTATGGTAGTTGAAGATGATAATACGTTAGCTTTGATACTGCTTGAGATATTAAAAGACCAGGGGCATAATGTTTTCCGTGCGCCAAACGGCCAGGCTGCGCTTGACCGCCTGAATGAACATATTCCTGACCTTGTATTACAGGACCTCAAATTACCGGATATGTCCGGTATGCAGGTAGCGGAACGTATAAAAAAACATGATGATACCATTCAAATAGTAATCCTTACCGCCCATGGCGATGTTAAGTCAGCGGTACAGGCAATGAAACTCGGTGTATATGACTACCTCAATAAACCGTTTGATAATGAAGAACTTATCATGGTTATTGATAAAGCTTTGAAAGCGCAGAAAATGAACCGCGAGATGGAAGCTCTCCGCCAGCAGGTGCAGGATAAGCATCAACGCCAGATAGTGCTTGGGGAAAGTATGGTAATGAAAACTGTTCTTCAGCAGGTAAAGGAAGTGGCGAATACCAACCTCACTATTGTGCTTCAAGGAGAAAGCGGGACAGGGAAAGAAGTTATATCGCATCTTATACATCAGTACAGCCCAAGGAAAGACCGCCCGTTTGTTGCAGTGGACTGCGGATCGTTGCCGGATACGCTGGTTGAGAGCGAACTTTTTGGGTATGAGAAAGGCGCGTTTACGGGAGCGGACAGGCGTAAACTCGGGCAGTTTGAACTTGCAAATGGAGGGACACTTTTCCTTGATGAAATCGGCAACCTGCCGTTACCGACACAAGCAAAGCTATTACGTGTATTACAGGAACGCAAGATCCAGCATCTCGGGGGGAAACAAGCAATTGATGTGGATGTCCGCGTAGTTACTGCGACAAATGTTATACTGGAAGACGCTGTAAAAAAAGGCTTCTTCCGTGAAGATTTGTATTACCGTATCACGGAGTTTGTCATCAAAATCCCGCCGTTACGTGACAGGAAAGAGGATATCCCGATATTTGCGCAATACTTTGTGGATGAAGCTAATAAGGAGTTTGTTAAGAACATAACATTATCACCGCTGGCAATTGAAAGTTTGCAAAGTTATACCTGGCCCGGAAACATACGTGAACTCCGGAACGTTATAAAACGTGGAGTGTTAATGGCGGAGAGCGAAGTAACGCCTCAGCATTTACAGATAAGCGTGCGTATCCCCGCGAGTTTGGACACTTTTGTGAAGACACATGTTCGGGTGGATGAGAATAATGCCAACCTGCGTAACGCAAGTAAGTATGCGTCGGATGAAGTTGAGCGCCAGATGATTCTTGACGTACTAAAGTCAGTTAATAATAATAAACAGAAAGCAGCGGAAAAACTGGGGGTTAGCCGCAGGACGTTGTACAATAAACTTAAGGCGTTGAATATTGATCTATGA
- a CDS encoding type IX secretion system membrane protein PorP/SprF, which translates to MKCIAKLVVMMLLVSTYVVTCHASFLNVGWGTRPIGMGGVFTALSDDANAPVWNPAGIAQVEGREGTFMYAMPYSSLGIDLQSYNYFGYVQKMQKIGSVAFGWTNLSHQIYKEDQYIFSYARYLGGVERKMAFGANIKWMQVTYDNSVLVQTDDPVFSGGNTKSSISIDVGFLMKLKKLALGLVIKDVNGPDMGLSISEPIPMEIRAGAVVEGIKTTGGITIIPGVEFSSRGKDQTFHIGGEIWLANKNIALRGGGNNQEIALGASYFWPLNDRFKLGIDYSYVSPFNLQNTGGTHRVSTTAKF; encoded by the coding sequence ATGAAATGTATTGCAAAACTGGTGGTTATGATGTTGCTGGTAAGTACGTATGTTGTAACGTGCCACGCATCGTTTCTTAATGTTGGTTGGGGTACACGGCCGATTGGTATGGGTGGTGTGTTCACCGCGCTAAGCGATGACGCAAATGCGCCCGTATGGAACCCCGCGGGTATCGCGCAAGTGGAAGGCCGTGAGGGGACATTTATGTATGCAATGCCGTATTCAAGTTTGGGAATTGACCTCCAGTCTTATAACTACTTTGGTTATGTACAAAAGATGCAGAAAATCGGAAGCGTTGCATTTGGCTGGACAAATTTATCGCATCAGATTTATAAGGAAGATCAGTATATATTTTCATACGCAAGGTATCTTGGAGGTGTTGAACGCAAGATGGCGTTTGGCGCAAATATTAAATGGATGCAGGTTACCTACGACAATTCCGTGCTTGTACAGACAGATGACCCTGTATTTTCCGGGGGTAATACCAAAAGTAGTATAAGTATTGACGTCGGGTTCCTGATGAAGTTAAAAAAACTTGCACTCGGGTTGGTGATAAAAGACGTCAACGGACCGGATATGGGATTGTCTATCTCTGAACCTATACCGATGGAAATCCGTGCCGGTGCAGTGGTTGAAGGGATCAAAACAACCGGTGGGATAACGATAATTCCCGGTGTTGAGTTTAGTTCCAGGGGAAAAGACCAGACGTTTCATATAGGCGGAGAAATTTGGTTAGCAAATAAGAATATTGCGTTACGCGGAGGGGGAAACAATCAGGAGATCGCGCTTGGTGCGAGTTATTTCTGGCCTCTGAATGACCGGTTTAAACTTGGGATTGATTATAGTTATGTCAGCCCGTTTAATTTACAGAATACCGGCGGGACTCATAGAGTGTCAACCACAGCAAAGTTTTAA
- a CDS encoding N-acetylmuramoyl-L-alanine amidase, producing the protein MARFIVILALTLNMCLTVSYVNASLTGKKVGIDPGHGSINSGTTPDPGAVGCCNEGDFTLAASLVMRDYVVNDGGVAVMTSTWSVRPSLSNRVQIFNSNNVNVSVCVHNNSASATAHGVETFYCSSNAQAGESKIFAGKVLATLLAEIKNDTRGVKECLATGRGFHFAMTRDPVCVAMLAETYFISNPTECADIIKSTIGRAKCGKAYYHAVCDYYSLTHNDNLGTGTDTTPPGVPVLLSPVGNSTIYAAPLFDWSDVTDPSGVVYQLQVSNTNTFAATVVNQQALASSQYKLAAGIANGTYYWRARAVDKAGNQGAWSTAVTFVVQIVTDSIAPQNPTDITAWTGVNKTTEVPDSIWQNASNMPYFEWSGATDTISGVDGYSIYWGTNSVGVPPEEVETLNPYYQTTTAVAVGKTFYFRICTKDVANNWSAPETLYVIKYSTSSVPNIASIEYNTKITLTGKTIAVKARIFNAGDVLEKSVEYYVDDHVDNKHINPLELSTENTNDGTVYVGNIDGTDIVAGTSKIRFNFVLETEFYGTIVSDTQTITIDLLTQKTLGANGGILKVEDWDDTDGETRLYVPSGVLSNNVLFTIKQENVGSSREVPPAVNNAFMVTTNAVPIVASEFGPTGQVFAQPVEVSLAYYSVASTVSEDNLRMFWYDGFQWRYIGGIVDKEKKIVTAKVNHFSMFAVFEVGSTKITAAEFKPREKIITPDADGKNDYAVFSGLNDAAKYAVVNGDSGGIAAIYNVKGKKVKEITDTDMWDGTDDTGSPVENGVYIYQFSYNESKVFGTIVVAR; encoded by the coding sequence ATGGCACGGTTTATTGTAATCTTGGCGTTAACGCTAAATATGTGTTTGACAGTATCGTATGTCAACGCTTCGTTAACCGGGAAAAAAGTTGGGATCGATCCAGGGCATGGCTCAATTAATTCAGGTACTACACCCGACCCCGGTGCTGTAGGGTGTTGTAATGAAGGCGATTTTACGTTGGCAGCAAGCCTTGTAATGCGTGACTACGTGGTTAATGACGGCGGAGTTGCTGTGATGACAAGTACTTGGTCAGTACGGCCGTCATTGTCTAACCGCGTACAAATATTTAATAGTAATAACGTGAACGTATCAGTCTGCGTACATAACAATTCAGCGAGTGCGACTGCGCATGGAGTAGAAACGTTTTATTGCAGTTCGAATGCGCAAGCCGGGGAGAGTAAGATTTTTGCAGGAAAGGTTTTGGCTACCCTGCTTGCTGAGATAAAAAATGATACCCGCGGAGTAAAAGAATGCCTCGCTACAGGCAGAGGTTTTCATTTTGCTATGACCCGAGATCCTGTGTGTGTAGCAATGCTTGCGGAAACGTATTTTATAAGTAACCCTACGGAATGCGCGGATATTATTAAATCTACAATAGGACGCGCAAAGTGCGGGAAAGCGTATTACCACGCGGTATGCGATTATTATTCATTAACGCATAACGATAATCTTGGTACCGGAACAGATACCACCCCGCCGGGAGTGCCGGTATTATTATCTCCTGTAGGCAACAGTACAATATATGCCGCACCGTTGTTTGACTGGTCAGATGTAACTGATCCAAGTGGAGTTGTGTATCAGTTACAGGTGAGTAATACAAATACATTTGCTGCTACAGTGGTAAACCAGCAAGCGTTGGCCTCGTCGCAATACAAACTTGCTGCGGGTATTGCTAATGGCACATACTACTGGCGTGCCCGTGCAGTGGATAAAGCAGGGAATCAGGGTGCGTGGTCCACAGCGGTAACTTTTGTTGTTCAGATTGTTACTGATAGTATTGCACCGCAAAACCCAACGGATATTACCGCATGGACGGGAGTTAATAAAACTACTGAAGTGCCGGATTCTATCTGGCAAAATGCTTCTAATATGCCATACTTTGAATGGTCCGGCGCGACGGATACTATCAGCGGGGTAGATGGGTACAGTATTTATTGGGGAACAAATTCCGTGGGAGTACCTCCGGAAGAAGTGGAGACGCTTAATCCATATTATCAAACCACCACGGCGGTTGCTGTTGGTAAAACGTTTTATTTCAGGATATGCACAAAAGATGTTGCGAATAACTGGTCAGCTCCTGAAACGCTTTATGTAATAAAATATTCAACGTCGTCAGTGCCAAATATAGCGTCAATTGAGTATAACACAAAAATAACGCTTACCGGTAAAACCATAGCGGTGAAAGCACGGATTTTTAATGCCGGTGACGTTCTTGAAAAAAGTGTTGAGTATTATGTCGATGATCATGTTGATAATAAACATATTAATCCTCTGGAACTTAGTACCGAAAATACGAATGACGGGACGGTGTATGTAGGAAACATTGACGGGACGGATATCGTCGCGGGTACGTCTAAGATAAGGTTCAATTTTGTTTTGGAGACAGAGTTTTATGGTACGATTGTTTCCGATACCCAAACGATTACTATTGATCTGTTAACTCAAAAAACTCTTGGCGCAAACGGCGGAATTCTTAAAGTAGAAGATTGGGATGATACTGACGGAGAAACCAGGTTGTATGTTCCGTCCGGGGTTTTGAGTAATAATGTTTTGTTTACTATCAAACAAGAAAATGTTGGTAGTTCGCGTGAAGTGCCTCCCGCCGTGAATAATGCGTTTATGGTGACAACAAATGCTGTGCCGATTGTAGCATCCGAATTCGGTCCTACGGGCCAGGTGTTTGCTCAGCCGGTAGAAGTAAGTTTGGCATATTACAGCGTTGCTTCAACTGTTAGTGAAGATAACCTGAGAATGTTCTGGTATGACGGTTTTCAGTGGCGGTATATCGGCGGGATTGTTGATAAGGAAAAGAAAATTGTTACTGCCAAAGTTAATCATTTCAGCATGTTTGCTGTATTTGAAGTTGGAAGTACAAAAATTACTGCTGCGGAGTTTAAACCAAGAGAAAAAATTATTACTCCGGATGCTGACGGCAAAAATGATTACGCTGTATTCTCGGGATTAAACGATGCGGCAAAGTATGCAGTTGTTAACGGTGATTCCGGAGGGATTGCAGCAATTTATAATGTAAAAGGTAAAAAAGTAAAGGAAATTACGGATACGGATATGTGGGATGGAACTGATGATACGGGTTCGCCTGTGGAGAACGGTGTATATATTTATCAATTTAGTTATAATGAAAGTAAAGTTTTTGGTACAATTGTGGTGGCAAGGTAA
- the ychF gene encoding redox-regulated ATPase YchF: MKLGIIGLPNVGKSSLFNVLTHANVPAENFPFTTIEPNVGIINVPDPRLDTLKQMFQPDKTTSAVIEFVDIAGLVKGASKGEGLGNKFLAHIREVDALAQVLRGFATESVVNVLGKVSPVEEIAVVDTELVLSDLELIDRRREKIHGLAKAGNAQAREEQEGLEKVREWLAAGNTARTATEELLPLMQPHNLLTLKPVFYILNVEDNDTAKKLEVEIKQKYPGANVIVAVNVKLELELAELDPAEQESFRAELGVDKTSGIDRVVTAGKELLKLVTFFTVVGTEIRAWLIPVGTQAVDAAGKIHTDMAKGFIRAEVYAYSQLMSEGSEKSLREKGMIRAEGKTYIVKEGDVIKILFN, translated from the coding sequence ATGAAACTCGGTATTATTGGCCTGCCAAACGTTGGGAAGTCGTCATTGTTTAATGTTCTTACTCACGCGAATGTACCCGCCGAAAATTTTCCGTTCACCACAATTGAGCCTAATGTCGGGATAATCAATGTCCCTGACCCGCGGCTTGATACACTAAAACAAATGTTTCAACCCGATAAAACCACAAGCGCGGTGATTGAGTTTGTCGATATCGCGGGCTTGGTGAAAGGCGCAAGTAAAGGAGAGGGGTTGGGGAATAAGTTTTTGGCGCATATCCGTGAAGTTGACGCTTTAGCTCAGGTACTCCGCGGGTTCGCAACAGAGTCCGTAGTCAACGTCCTGGGGAAGGTCAGCCCGGTGGAAGAAATTGCGGTGGTGGACACTGAACTTGTACTATCCGACCTTGAACTCATAGACCGCCGGCGTGAAAAAATTCATGGGCTAGCAAAAGCAGGTAATGCGCAGGCACGGGAGGAACAGGAAGGGCTTGAGAAAGTACGGGAATGGCTCGCTGCGGGGAATACCGCGCGGACTGCAACGGAAGAGTTGTTGCCATTAATGCAGCCGCATAATTTATTGACACTAAAACCTGTGTTCTATATCTTAAACGTGGAAGACAACGATACTGCCAAAAAGTTGGAAGTCGAGATAAAACAAAAATATCCAGGTGCTAACGTAATAGTGGCGGTTAATGTCAAACTTGAACTTGAACTCGCGGAACTTGATCCTGCGGAACAAGAAAGTTTTCGTGCGGAACTCGGGGTTGATAAAACCTCCGGGATTGACCGCGTGGTTACTGCAGGAAAAGAGTTGTTAAAGCTTGTAACTTTCTTTACGGTGGTAGGTACTGAAATCCGTGCGTGGCTAATCCCCGTAGGGACACAGGCAGTGGATGCCGCGGGTAAAATTCATACTGATATGGCGAAAGGTTTCATCCGTGCTGAAGTTTATGCGTATAGCCAGTTGATGAGTGAAGGCAGTGAGAAATCTTTACGCGAGAAAGGTATGATCCGCGCGGAAGGGAAGACTTATATTGTTAAAGAAGGCGATGTAATAAAGATACTGTTTAATTGA